In Prosthecobacter sp., a genomic segment contains:
- a CDS encoding manganese/iron ABC transporter ATP-binding protein, translating into MHDTAPPLSIEVADVTVAYTNGHIALRDASFTLGAGTICALVGVNGSGKSTLFKAIMGFLRPAKGSVSIAGLTVEASRKRKLVAYVPQSEEVDWTFPVSVWDVVMMGRYGHMSFMRIPRVEDKRIAQECLERVGMSDFTDRQIGELSGGQKKRVFLARALAQRGRIMLLDEPFTGVDVQTESAIIELLRDLREEGHIILVSTHNLGSVPEFCDQVVLVNRTVLAFGPTEQVFTEDNLSRAFGGVLRQFRFEQSTIQEHDGRTVKLLTDDERPLVFGKDGHLEYTDRHGREKLVKEREKEVGE; encoded by the coding sequence ATGCACGACACCGCCCCGCCGCTCTCCATTGAAGTCGCCGATGTCACCGTGGCGTACACCAACGGTCACATCGCGCTGCGGGACGCCTCATTCACGCTCGGAGCTGGCACCATCTGCGCCCTGGTCGGCGTGAACGGCAGCGGCAAGAGCACGCTTTTCAAAGCCATCATGGGCTTCCTCCGCCCGGCGAAAGGCAGTGTGAGCATTGCGGGGCTCACAGTCGAAGCTTCACGGAAACGCAAACTCGTCGCCTATGTGCCGCAAAGCGAGGAGGTGGACTGGACTTTCCCCGTCAGCGTCTGGGACGTGGTGATGATGGGCCGCTACGGCCACATGAGCTTCATGCGGATCCCGCGTGTCGAGGACAAACGCATCGCGCAAGAGTGCCTCGAACGTGTGGGCATGAGCGACTTCACCGACCGCCAGATCGGCGAACTCTCCGGCGGGCAGAAGAAACGCGTCTTCCTCGCCCGAGCCCTGGCTCAACGTGGCCGCATCATGCTGCTAGACGAGCCTTTCACCGGCGTGGATGTGCAGACGGAGTCCGCCATCATCGAACTGCTGCGCGACTTGCGCGAGGAAGGCCACATCATCCTCGTTTCAACCCACAACCTCGGCAGCGTGCCCGAGTTCTGCGACCAAGTCGTGCTCGTGAACCGCACCGTGCTCGCCTTCGGGCCCACGGAGCAGGTGTTCACGGAGGACAACCTCTCCCGCGCCTTCGGCGGCGTGCTGCGGCAGTTCCGCTTCGAGCAATCGACCATCCAGGAGCACGATGGCAGAACCGTGAAGCTGCTCACCGACGATGAACGCCCGCTGGTCTTCGGCAAAGACGGACATTTGGAGTACACGGATCGCCACGGCAGGGAGAAACTGGTGAAGGAGCGGGAGAAGGAGGTGGGCGAGTGA
- the trpS gene encoding tryptophan--tRNA ligase has product MRILSGLQPSGRLHIGNYFGMMEPALKLQHEGDAYYFIADYHSLTSVHDGKALRGYVRELAVDFLACGLDPSKCVFFRQSDVPEHTELAWILSTVTPMGLLERCHSYKDKIANGISASHGLFAYPVLMAADILLYESDVVPVGRDQKQHVEVTRDIAIKMNETFGAGLFKLPNPRIQESTAVVPGLDGQKMSKSYDNTIPLFEEPGPLKKKIMGIKTDSTPVEAPKPVEGSNILALYKLVASQADYDTMVADHLNGGVGYGDFKKRLLQGVTDYFAPYRTRRDEILADKGYVDQVLAEGAEKARAVARKTLNRVREAVGLG; this is encoded by the coding sequence ATGCGCATCCTTTCCGGCCTTCAACCCAGCGGCAGACTCCACATCGGCAATTACTTCGGCATGATGGAGCCGGCGCTCAAATTGCAGCACGAGGGCGACGCCTACTACTTCATCGCCGACTACCATTCCCTCACCTCCGTCCACGATGGCAAGGCGCTGCGTGGCTATGTGCGCGAACTCGCCGTCGATTTCCTCGCCTGCGGCCTTGATCCTAGCAAATGCGTGTTCTTCCGCCAAAGCGATGTGCCGGAGCACACCGAGCTGGCCTGGATTCTCAGCACCGTCACGCCGATGGGCCTGCTGGAGCGCTGCCACAGCTACAAGGACAAGATCGCCAACGGCATCAGCGCCTCGCACGGCCTGTTCGCCTATCCCGTGCTCATGGCAGCGGACATCCTGCTGTATGAGAGCGATGTCGTTCCCGTCGGCCGCGATCAGAAGCAGCATGTCGAGGTCACGCGCGACATCGCCATCAAGATGAACGAGACCTTTGGTGCCGGCCTGTTCAAGCTGCCCAATCCGCGCATCCAGGAATCCACCGCCGTCGTCCCCGGCCTCGACGGCCAGAAGATGAGCAAGAGCTACGACAACACCATCCCGCTGTTTGAAGAGCCGGGACCGCTAAAAAAGAAGATCATGGGCATCAAGACCGACTCCACGCCCGTCGAAGCCCCGAAACCCGTCGAAGGCAGCAACATCCTCGCCCTCTACAAGCTCGTCGCCTCGCAGGCCGACTATGACACCATGGTCGCCGATCATCTCAACGGTGGTGTCGGCTACGGCGACTTCAAAAAACGCCTCCTGCAAGGCGTCACCGACTACTTCGCCCCCTACCGCACCCGCCGCGATGAAATCCTCGCCGACAAGGGCTACGTGGACCAAGTCCTCGCCGAAGGAGCCGAGAAAGCCCGCGCCGTCGCTCGCAAGACGCTCAACCGTGTGCGTGAGGCCGTGGGTCTGGGTTGA
- a CDS encoding metal ABC transporter permease, with amino-acid sequence MNLLAPFQYSFMIEALLVGALVGAVCAVLSCYLVLKGWSLMGDAISHAVLPGVVGAYMLGLPLAVGAFASGLFCATATGWIKSNTRIKEDTVMGIVFTGLFAFGLVLFTKVETEAHLNHILFGNILGIERADMIQTITASLLTLVVILFMRKDLLLFCFDAAHARAIGLNTNLLYYVLLALLAATIVASLQAVGIILVVAMLITPGCTARLLTDRFDHMLIIAASSSVLASCLGVYVSFFINGATGACIVLAQAALFVLAFIFGPKHGLIAARKRLA; translated from the coding sequence ATGAACCTGCTCGCCCCCTTCCAATACAGCTTCATGATCGAAGCGCTGCTCGTCGGCGCTCTCGTCGGAGCCGTGTGCGCGGTGCTGTCTTGCTATTTGGTTCTCAAAGGCTGGTCGCTGATGGGTGACGCCATCTCCCACGCTGTGCTGCCCGGCGTGGTCGGCGCCTACATGCTCGGTCTGCCACTGGCCGTGGGCGCGTTTGCCTCCGGCCTGTTCTGCGCCACGGCCACCGGTTGGATCAAATCCAACACCCGCATCAAAGAAGACACCGTCATGGGCATCGTCTTCACCGGACTGTTCGCCTTCGGCCTCGTGCTCTTCACGAAAGTAGAGACCGAGGCACACCTCAACCACATCCTGTTCGGCAACATCCTCGGCATTGAGCGTGCTGACATGATCCAGACCATCACGGCCTCGCTGCTGACACTGGTGGTCATCCTGTTCATGCGCAAAGACCTGCTGCTGTTCTGCTTCGACGCCGCCCATGCGCGCGCCATCGGCCTGAACACCAATCTGCTCTACTATGTGCTGCTCGCCCTGCTCGCGGCTACCATCGTTGCCTCGCTCCAGGCCGTCGGCATCATCCTCGTCGTGGCCATGCTCATCACCCCCGGCTGCACCGCCCGGCTGCTCACCGACCGCTTCGACCACATGCTCATAATCGCCGCCAGTTCCTCCGTGCTGGCAAGCTGCCTCGGCGTCTATGTCAGCTTCTTCATCAACGGCGCCACCGGCGCCTGCATCGTCCTCGCGCAGGCCGCATTGTTCGTGCTGGCCTTTATTTTTGGCCCGAAACACGGGCTGATCGCGGCCCGCAAACGGCTGGCTTGA
- a CDS encoding metal ABC transporter substrate-binding protein: protein MKTRLSLAILCVALVACGPSAEKSKTGPKRILTTFTIIQDIAQNVAGTAAIVESITKPGAEIHDYEPTPLDLVKAQDADLVLWNGLGLERWFEKFLQQVKDVPSVVLTEGVEPMGIGEGPYTGKPNPHSWMSPANAIIYVENIRKALVKLDPANEATYTKNAAAYTAELRAVDEPVRKALEAIPADQRWLVSCEGAFSYLTRNYAMKELYLWPINADQEGTPQQVQKVVDTVRSNKIPVVFSESTISDKAMLQVAKETGARYGGVLYVDSLTSDDGPAPTYLKLLQYNADTIVKAFANP, encoded by the coding sequence ATGAAAACACGTCTTTCCCTCGCCATTCTATGCGTCGCATTGGTCGCATGCGGCCCGTCGGCTGAAAAATCCAAAACAGGCCCGAAGCGCATTCTGACCACCTTCACCATCATCCAGGACATTGCGCAGAATGTCGCGGGCACAGCGGCCATCGTGGAATCCATCACGAAGCCGGGTGCAGAGATTCACGACTATGAGCCGACGCCACTCGATCTCGTGAAGGCGCAGGACGCCGATCTCGTGCTCTGGAACGGCCTGGGGCTGGAGCGCTGGTTTGAAAAATTCCTCCAGCAGGTGAAGGACGTGCCCAGCGTGGTGCTGACCGAAGGCGTCGAGCCAATGGGCATCGGCGAGGGGCCTTACACGGGCAAGCCGAACCCGCATTCCTGGATGTCTCCCGCAAATGCGATCATCTACGTGGAAAACATCCGCAAAGCGCTGGTGAAACTGGACCCCGCCAACGAGGCCACCTACACGAAGAACGCCGCCGCCTACACCGCCGAACTCCGCGCTGTGGATGAACCCGTGCGCAAGGCGCTGGAGGCCATTCCTGCGGACCAGCGCTGGCTCGTGAGCTGCGAAGGCGCGTTTTCCTATCTGACACGCAACTACGCCATGAAGGAGCTTTATCTCTGGCCCATCAACGCGGACCAGGAGGGCACGCCGCAGCAGGTGCAGAAGGTCGTGGACACCGTGCGCTCAAACAAAATCCCGGTCGTGTTCTCGGAAAGCACGATCAGCGACAAGGCCATGCTGCAAGTGGCGAAGGAAACCGGTGCGCGTTACGGCGGTGTGCTGTATGTGGACTCGCTCACCAGCGACGACGGCCCCGCGCCGACGTATCTGAAGCTGCTGCAATACAACGCCGACACCATCGTGAAGGCGTTCGCCAATCCCTGA
- a CDS encoding metal ABC transporter permease → MSSLLTPFEYEYMLKAIVVSGLIGGVCAFLSCFITLKGWSLMGDALSHAVVPGVSLAWLLGLPFSVGAFVAGILAALSMGWVKNHSRLREDAVIGVVFTSFFALGLLLLSLFPSNLNLRTIIFGNILAISDPDILQVLIISALSILVLSVKWRDLLLYCFDESHARSLGLNTRFLHFLLLALLSATAVAALQTVGACLVVAMLVTPGATAYLLTDRFGKMLVIATVTGVVCGVVGAYASYFLNGSTGGCIVVLQTLVFLVALVLAPKHGLLAARTQRRAAAMS, encoded by the coding sequence ATGTCCAGCCTCCTGACACCCTTTGAATACGAATACATGCTCAAGGCCATCGTCGTGAGCGGCCTCATCGGCGGCGTGTGCGCGTTCTTGTCGTGTTTCATCACGCTGAAAGGCTGGTCGCTGATGGGCGATGCGCTGTCTCATGCAGTGGTACCCGGCGTCTCGCTGGCGTGGCTTCTGGGGCTGCCGTTTTCCGTGGGGGCCTTCGTCGCAGGCATTTTGGCGGCGCTGAGCATGGGCTGGGTGAAGAACCACTCACGTCTGCGCGAGGACGCGGTGATCGGCGTGGTTTTCACCAGCTTTTTTGCGCTCGGCCTGCTGTTACTCTCGCTGTTTCCGAGCAATCTCAACCTGCGCACGATCATCTTTGGCAACATCCTCGCCATCTCCGACCCGGACATCCTGCAGGTGCTCATCATCTCCGCGCTGTCCATCCTCGTGCTCAGCGTGAAGTGGCGCGACCTGCTGCTCTACTGCTTCGATGAAAGTCACGCGCGCAGCCTTGGCCTGAACACACGCTTCCTGCACTTCCTGCTGCTCGCGCTGCTCTCCGCCACGGCGGTCGCGGCCTTGCAAACCGTGGGCGCATGCTTGGTGGTGGCCATGCTCGTCACACCGGGTGCCACAGCCTACCTGCTCACGGATCGTTTTGGCAAAATGCTCGTCATCGCCACCGTCACCGGTGTGGTGTGTGGTGTGGTGGGCGCGTATGCCAGCTACTTCCTGAACGGCTCCACCGGCGGCTGCATCGTGGTTTTACAAACACTCGTCTTCCTCGTCGCACTCGTGCTCGCCCCGAAACACGGCCTTCTCGCCGCACGCACTCAGCGCCGCGCCGCCGCCATGTCATGA
- a CDS encoding transporter, protein MHLRPPPRLAFTTLIPLFLGVISLPAATEDKSSWHLFNPTPVDQMREMVTDRPDTTEAPYTVPAGHFQLEMSFFDYSRDLSPDLTSSIRNQAWIYGQMNFKAGLSHDVDLQIMFDTYTQGRSTTDEVTDKLSGFSDVTLRLKMNVWGNDEGITALAIMPYVKIPTGTRLSNNEWEGGLIVPLSVTLSDRVSLGLMTQMDLVSDANTGGYDLEWLHSVTIGVSLTEKLGMYVELVGVAGASTDFRALLDGGLTFAVTDNLVFDAGVRIGLNRAAEDIGVFSGMSFRY, encoded by the coding sequence ATGCACCTCCGACCACCACCCCGCCTCGCATTCACGACGCTCATCCCCCTTTTCCTCGGCGTCATCAGTCTTCCCGCCGCGACCGAAGACAAGAGCTCCTGGCACCTGTTCAATCCCACTCCGGTCGATCAGATGCGGGAGATGGTCACAGACCGGCCTGACACGACGGAGGCCCCCTACACGGTGCCCGCCGGACATTTTCAGCTTGAGATGAGCTTCTTCGACTACAGCCGTGATCTCAGTCCTGACCTCACAAGCAGCATCCGCAACCAGGCGTGGATCTACGGTCAGATGAACTTCAAGGCAGGCCTGTCGCACGATGTGGATCTCCAGATCATGTTCGACACCTACACGCAGGGACGGTCCACGACCGACGAAGTCACGGACAAGCTGTCCGGTTTCAGCGATGTCACCCTGCGCTTGAAGATGAACGTCTGGGGAAACGACGAGGGCATCACGGCCCTGGCCATCATGCCGTATGTGAAAATTCCCACCGGCACACGCCTGAGCAACAACGAATGGGAGGGCGGCTTGATCGTTCCTTTGTCGGTCACGCTCAGTGATCGTGTGAGCCTGGGATTGATGACTCAAATGGATCTGGTGAGCGATGCAAACACAGGCGGCTACGACCTGGAGTGGCTGCATTCCGTCACCATCGGCGTCAGCCTCACCGAAAAGCTGGGCATGTATGTGGAACTGGTCGGCGTCGCGGGTGCCTCGACGGACTTCCGGGCGCTGCTGGACGGCGGCCTGACTTTCGCTGTCACGGACAATCTGGTATTCGACGCCGGGGTGCGCATTGGCCTGAACCGCGCCGCCGAGGACATCGGCGTCTTCAGCGGCATGAGTTTTCGTTATTAA
- a CDS encoding DUF3857 domain-containing protein, whose translation MIFNTLADASSDAYQSGQAVGLFIIVLPTLIGIVKCLSMLKRPTTSKLCVIALTLMLAGWLGAALGQGVGLFMPAWAGIAGTIAGLIAAFLFLGAFVLAIVGLACYDRTRLTQGRAQAVWTLVIGGIFLLIAGAGAVVALRTRILAEELAAQNSPDKTATSEEFNCSLTCPPRWVKMNATSLNKLACIAFRRSAPEGYVMVLGEHLESDMTVEDLMDAVKANLASAATSVEDDKTEKLTLNGTDFMRRTCIVRTAESLGIPMYFDQWVTTRPGFSWQITCWGPSAGRERLAPEFRTLMESFKVLDEKRIGSPSAVIANVTRPAWGYRTQLPVNDWKQWPAHGQALADFAALRPLEALLVIPFDLGEKAPDLESVATALLDRLDIPYPSDEGWVAKPWPCAWGDGLEITGSRTVDDAEYDYVLRVAVKDRLAHLHAGWATKKKGDITRVRTALDAIELLPPQGQPPTLQSSQRQDAGLVLNDIGIALYQRDQFKEAAPWFKRSFQQTSKDAAILGNVADAMEQAGQFKEALQFLTPHLPAFPKSPTLHLRHAYILSGNNDDDAANTAFQQAVSTGLKDENKVLEWLQHLNTKEKYQLAMQAAEAWMKKFPGVTSRRWHAQTVSSAGDAKRGIQLFEELAAEFPDDRRVSYDFGEALNDADEHARAAAVAEKLLADGKDAPRALMILGWSQMGRKWYREAKLTFEKVAKKDPDNETVQDAVRRASAMLGQGNNSDIKTPVEAVALPAAVQQALTAHPAAKDYGSDQPCAWLLTTKGYHFDPAKPMRRTWHRRARIYTTEGANDLSSIEFTFDPLNERIFINRVEVRDENGKIIGSVPGDSYVMDIDNGSASHRKKLHFQIPGLRPGCTVEYQVSIEDFGKTEEFTFERKLFGDSAADIVFVTGAIDKVQTATARTETLQTVREKNLLAWMGFNLPFDPDESMSGFYEDRVPGVCLGGMEGTWAEVGEKFLKDLQERFKPEPQVAALAAQLTGGMKTPREKIAVLAGHVQKEISYTAIEFGTRARRPNPAAQTLQQQYGDCKDQALLLHQLLAAAGIESHLALVNTNWRTQPALPTLDQFNHMVVHVPSLGSGWLIDTTNKNLPSDAWHADDLWHSHALILQPGKVRLGAPQAEPAADSCHVASRRIIRPEGDAWHVEETLTLHGYYAAGMRSAFTGLDAAAQLRKAQSILEKNARVQVHGFTFDTLANNADPARLTISYDVPDRLHDEGGLHRAVLPALWENDYLVTTFVKARQTPFLVRYPFRFRSEVIVENIQGITSASLQAMNQSATGSHTRWQLSTAADSKTATIRFEFDSTPGTHPAASYQKWHNEWNAALKAWDRPLVWKP comes from the coding sequence ATGATTTTTAACACACTCGCGGACGCCAGTTCGGACGCCTACCAGTCGGGACAAGCCGTTGGACTTTTCATCATCGTGCTTCCCACGCTGATCGGCATCGTCAAATGCCTCAGCATGCTCAAGCGCCCGACCACCAGCAAACTCTGCGTCATCGCGCTGACACTCATGCTGGCCGGCTGGCTCGGCGCGGCTCTCGGTCAAGGTGTGGGTCTCTTTATGCCTGCTTGGGCAGGCATCGCGGGAACCATCGCGGGACTGATCGCCGCATTCTTGTTTCTCGGCGCCTTCGTGCTCGCGATTGTCGGCCTGGCCTGCTATGACCGCACCCGTCTCACACAAGGACGTGCCCAGGCCGTCTGGACGCTGGTCATCGGCGGCATTTTTTTGCTGATCGCCGGCGCTGGTGCCGTGGTGGCGCTGCGCACCCGGATCCTGGCTGAAGAACTGGCGGCCCAAAATTCACCGGACAAAACCGCCACCAGCGAAGAGTTCAACTGCTCGCTGACCTGTCCGCCGCGCTGGGTGAAGATGAACGCCACCTCGCTCAACAAACTCGCCTGCATCGCTTTCCGTCGTTCCGCGCCCGAAGGCTACGTCATGGTGCTCGGCGAGCATCTGGAGTCGGACATGACCGTCGAGGATCTGATGGACGCAGTGAAGGCAAACCTCGCCTCCGCCGCCACCAGCGTTGAGGATGACAAGACGGAAAAACTCACCCTCAACGGGACCGACTTCATGCGCCGCACCTGCATCGTGCGCACGGCGGAATCACTGGGCATTCCGATGTATTTCGACCAGTGGGTCACAACACGTCCCGGCTTTTCCTGGCAGATCACCTGCTGGGGGCCGTCCGCAGGCCGGGAACGGCTCGCGCCGGAGTTCCGCACGTTGATGGAATCATTCAAGGTGCTCGATGAAAAGCGCATCGGTTCGCCCAGTGCGGTCATTGCGAATGTGACGCGGCCCGCCTGGGGTTACCGCACGCAGCTTCCGGTCAACGACTGGAAACAATGGCCCGCCCATGGCCAGGCGCTCGCCGATTTCGCCGCGCTGCGCCCGCTGGAGGCACTGCTGGTCATTCCCTTCGACCTCGGTGAGAAAGCCCCGGACCTCGAATCCGTCGCCACCGCTCTGCTGGATCGCCTGGACATTCCGTATCCTTCTGATGAAGGCTGGGTCGCCAAACCCTGGCCTTGCGCCTGGGGTGACGGGTTGGAAATCACCGGCAGCCGAACCGTTGACGATGCCGAGTACGACTATGTCCTGCGTGTGGCCGTGAAGGATCGTTTGGCTCACCTGCATGCCGGCTGGGCGACAAAAAAGAAAGGTGACATCACCCGCGTACGCACTGCGCTTGATGCCATTGAGCTGCTGCCTCCCCAGGGCCAGCCGCCCACGCTACAGTCATCCCAGCGTCAGGATGCTGGACTCGTCCTCAATGACATCGGCATCGCCCTCTACCAGCGTGACCAGTTCAAGGAAGCTGCGCCGTGGTTCAAACGCAGCTTTCAGCAGACCTCCAAGGACGCCGCCATTCTCGGCAACGTCGCCGACGCCATGGAGCAGGCCGGGCAGTTTAAGGAGGCACTGCAATTCCTCACCCCGCACCTGCCGGCCTTTCCCAAGAGTCCCACCCTGCACCTGCGCCACGCCTACATTCTCTCAGGCAACAACGACGACGATGCCGCCAACACCGCCTTCCAGCAGGCCGTCAGCACCGGTCTCAAAGATGAAAACAAAGTCCTCGAATGGCTCCAGCACCTCAATACGAAGGAAAAGTACCAGCTTGCGATGCAGGCCGCCGAAGCGTGGATGAAAAAGTTTCCCGGCGTCACCTCCCGCCGCTGGCACGCACAGACCGTCTCCTCCGCCGGGGATGCCAAGCGCGGCATCCAGTTGTTCGAAGAACTCGCCGCCGAGTTCCCCGACGACCGTCGCGTCAGCTACGACTTCGGCGAAGCGCTCAACGACGCCGACGAGCATGCGCGTGCCGCCGCCGTGGCTGAAAAACTCCTCGCAGATGGCAAAGATGCGCCACGCGCCCTCATGATCCTCGGCTGGAGCCAGATGGGGCGGAAATGGTACCGCGAAGCCAAGCTCACCTTTGAAAAAGTCGCCAAGAAAGACCCCGACAACGAAACCGTGCAGGACGCCGTGCGCCGCGCCTCCGCCATGCTCGGCCAGGGCAACAACTCTGACATCAAGACGCCTGTCGAGGCCGTCGCCCTGCCCGCTGCCGTGCAGCAGGCGCTCACGGCGCATCCCGCCGCCAAAGATTACGGCAGTGATCAGCCCTGCGCGTGGCTGCTCACCACCAAAGGCTACCACTTCGACCCCGCCAAACCTATGCGCCGCACCTGGCACCGCCGGGCGCGCATCTACACCACCGAAGGTGCCAACGACCTCAGCAGCATCGAGTTTACCTTCGATCCTCTCAACGAGCGCATCTTCATCAACCGCGTCGAGGTGCGCGATGAGAACGGCAAGATCATTGGTTCCGTGCCCGGTGACTCCTATGTGATGGACATCGACAATGGCAGCGCCTCTCACCGCAAGAAGCTCCATTTCCAGATTCCCGGCCTGCGTCCCGGCTGCACTGTCGAATACCAGGTGAGCATCGAGGATTTCGGCAAAACCGAGGAGTTCACCTTTGAACGAAAGCTCTTTGGCGACAGCGCGGCGGACATCGTCTTCGTCACGGGTGCCATCGACAAAGTACAAACCGCCACCGCTCGAACCGAAACGCTGCAAACCGTGCGGGAGAAAAACCTGCTCGCCTGGATGGGCTTCAACCTGCCCTTCGACCCCGATGAATCCATGAGCGGATTCTACGAGGATCGTGTCCCCGGAGTGTGCCTTGGGGGCATGGAAGGCACTTGGGCCGAGGTTGGCGAGAAGTTTCTCAAAGACCTTCAGGAACGCTTCAAACCAGAACCCCAAGTCGCTGCGCTCGCCGCGCAGCTCACCGGCGGCATGAAAACACCGCGCGAAAAAATCGCCGTCCTCGCGGGCCATGTGCAGAAAGAGATTAGTTACACCGCCATCGAGTTCGGCACTCGCGCCCGCCGTCCAAACCCCGCCGCCCAGACGCTTCAGCAGCAGTATGGAGACTGCAAAGACCAGGCGCTGCTCCTGCATCAACTTCTCGCTGCCGCCGGCATCGAAAGCCATCTCGCCCTCGTGAACACCAACTGGCGCACCCAGCCCGCGCTGCCCACACTCGACCAGTTCAACCACATGGTCGTGCATGTGCCCTCCCTCGGTTCCGGATGGTTGATCGACACCACCAACAAAAACCTCCCCTCTGACGCCTGGCATGCCGACGACCTGTGGCATTCGCACGCCCTGATCCTGCAGCCCGGCAAGGTGCGTCTCGGCGCGCCGCAGGCAGAACCTGCGGCGGACAGTTGCCACGTGGCCAGCCGCCGCATCATCCGCCCGGAAGGCGACGCATGGCATGTCGAGGAAACGCTCACGTTGCACGGCTACTACGCTGCCGGGATGCGCAGCGCCTTTACCGGCCTGGATGCCGCGGCGCAGTTGCGCAAGGCACAGAGCATTCTCGAAAAAAATGCGCGCGTGCAGGTGCACGGCTTCACCTTCGACACCCTGGCCAACAACGCCGACCCGGCCCGCCTTACAATCAGCTACGATGTGCCAGACCGCTTGCATGATGAAGGGGGTCTTCACCGGGCCGTACTGCCCGCCCTATGGGAAAACGACTACCTCGTCACCACTTTCGTCAAAGCACGCCAGACGCCCTTCCTTGTGCGTTATCCATTCCGTTTTCGCTCGGAAGTCATTGTTGAAAACATCCAGGGTATCACTTCCGCTTCCTTGCAAGCCATGAACCAATCCGCCACCGGCTCTCACACGCGATGGCAGCTTAGCACCGCCGCTGACAGCAAAACCGCCACCATCCGTTTTGAGTTTGATTCCACTCCCGGCACGCATCCCGCTGCCAGCTACCAGAAATGGCACAATGAGTGGAACGCCGCTCTCAAAGCCTGGGATCGCCCACTGGTCTGGAAACCGTAG